GGTGCAGGTGCTGGCACGGGTGGCAGCCCAGACCCAGGGGCCGCTGCTGCTGGGCGGCGACCTGAACACCCCGCCGCGCGGGCTGCTGTGGCGCCGGCTGCGGGCCGCCTACGGTGCGGGCGCCCACGACCACGCTGGACAGGGCCCCGGCTGGACCTTTCCGGCGCTGCGCGTGCGGATTGACCATGTGCTGAGCCCCGATCTGCGCCCGGTGCGCAGCCGCGTGCTGCCCTGGACCTTCAGCGATCACCGCCCGCTGCTGACCGAGTGGCAGGCCCCGGGAACTGCGCCCTGAGCCACCGCCCGGCCTGGGCCGGCGACCGCAGGCGAATGAGCTGCAGGTGGGGATGGGCCGCCGCCAGCGCCACGGTTTCGCCGCGCCGCCGCCAGTGGGTCCGCATGGCCCAGCGCACTGGCCCCTCGGCGCTCAGGGCGCCGCGCAGCGTCTCGCGGTTACCGTTCCACAGTTCCTGGCGCGTGAGCACCCGCCAGACGGTGCGCCGCAGCACCCGGCCAAGAACCACGGGGGCCGGATAATCCAGCCACACAATGGTATCGGCCCGCGCCCAGCCGATGTCGCGGGCCCGGCTGTAATTGCCGTCCATGACCCAGCGGGGCTGCGCGGTAAACGCGGCCACCTGCGCGCGGAACTGTGGGAGCGGCGCTTCCTGCCAGCCGGCCAGGTGGTTCCAGGCGTCCTGCTCGCCGTGTGGGACCCCCAGCCGGGCCGCCAGGGCCCGCGCCAGGGTCGTTTTGCCGCTCCCGGAAGTGCCGATCACGATCACGCGCTGCATGAGCGCAGGAAAGCAAAAGGGGCATGGTGAGGGCATCGGCCAGGTGGCCGAGGGTGCCGGGGGGTCGGGGCGTCGGGCGGGCCTGGAGATCGGGACAACAGGTGCTCTGGGCCCGCCGAGAAAGAGGGCGCCCTCCCCTGTGCGAAGGCCAGAGACGCTTGACTGCGGCTGGCCAAGCGGTATCCAGACCGGCGTGTGCAGGGCCCTCGCCCTGGCCCCTGGTCTTCCAAGGACCCCCTGGCCCAACGCGACAGGTGCCCCCTTCCCTGGTTCAGCCGACTGGAGGTTCCAGATTCAGCTGCTCTGCACTCCTCGGTGCCCTGACCTCCTTCAGTTCCCCCGTACCAGCTTCAGAATTCGCCCGCTGCTGTATTCCGCCACGTACAGTTCGCCGCGTTCGTCCTCACCGAAGGTGCTGGGGCCGCCCACCTTGCCCAGCGTGCTCTTGGTCCAGTTACGGCCCGTCATGCGCGCGGCCCAGACTGTACCGGACGCGAAGTCGGCAAAGACGTACTGGCCCCTGAGCGTGGGAATGGCGCTTCCCCGGTACACGTATCCGCCGGTGACACTCTGGCCTTCCTGACGGCCGTACACCAGCACCGGCTCCACGTAATCGCCGGGCTTGCAGCCGTCTTCAAAGCACTGCCGGCCCTCTCGCACGCGCCAGCCGTAGTTCTCGCCGCCCCGGCTTGCGCGGGGCTGCCAGTCAATCTCCTCGAAGGCGTTCTGGCCCACATCGGCAATGATCAGGTCGCCGGTCTGGCGGTCAAAGGAAAAGCGCCATGGATTGCGCAGGCCATACGCCCAGATGTTGGGGTTGGCGCCGCTGCGGGTCAGGAACGGATTGCCGGGGGCAGGTTTGGCCGCCGCACCCCGCACATCAAAGCGCAGGATCTTGCCCAGGGGCGAGGCCAGATTCTGACCATTATTCTGTGGATCGCCCCCAGAGCCGCCGTCGCCCAGGCCCAGATACAGAAAGCCGTCCGGGCCAAACGCCAGCTGCCCGCCGTTGTGGTTGGGGTAGGGCTGCTGGGCAGTGAACAGGGTCTGGGCACTGCCCGGGTTCACCTGCTGCCCGCCGGCCGCCGCCACGTAACGTGCCAGCACCGTATCGCCGTTGCGGTCGGTGTAGTGCACGTACAGGCGCCGGTTGGTCTTGTAGGCCGGATCGAAGGCCAGGCCCAGCAGGCCACGTTCACCCCCGGCGCGGGTCAGGGCGCGCAGGTCGGCAAACAGCTGGGGCTGCACCCGCCCGCCCTGCACCACCCGCACGCGGCCGTCCTGCTGCGCAATGAACAGGCGCCCCGAACCGTCCCCGGCGTGGGTGATGGCCGTGACCTGGTTCAGGCCACTGACAAAGGGACTGAAACTGACGCGGGGGGCCTGGGCGGCTGCCGGACCGGGCAGCACAGCAGCGAGCAGCAGGGCACTCAGGGCGGGCAACAGGCGCGGCATGCCCCAGTGTGACGGTGCCCAGCCCCCGCGCACCGCAGCGCGGCGTGAAGAGACCTTCACGGCTTTTGCTCCTGTGTGCCCCCCCCACTGGCCCACACTGGGACCTGCATTGTTTTCACCAGGAGGTACGACATGACGGGTCCCTACGACCGCCCGGCGGCTCCGGCCACCGAACCCACGAACACCCCCGGCCCCCTGCCCGAACAGATGCCGGGCCAGTCCACCCCAGGCCCCATCAGTGAGCCGCCTGCTAACCCCGATACCCCGGGCCTGCCAGAGCCCACACCCCCCGCGAATCCCGATACGCCCGGCCTGCCCGAACCCATGCCGGCGATGTAAACGGGCACCCAGGCGGCCACACCTCTATTCAGAGGGTGTGGCCGTACGCCTTGAGCCACACCCGGTGCGCCGCCCAGTCAGGCATGACCCGGGCCACGTGGGCCCAATAGCGCGCCGAGTGGTTGAGTTCCAGCAGATGCGCCGCCTCATGGAGGGCCACGTAATGCAGGACCGGCAGCGGCGCGCGGCTGAGTTTCCAGTGCAGGCGGATGTCGCCCCTGGCCGCGCAGCTGCCCCAGCGGGTGCGGGCGCCACTGACGGTCACGCGGCCCAGGCGGTCAGCCGCGCCCAGGCGGGCTGCGTAATGCGCCACCAGGGTCCGGTAGGGCGCGGCACAGGCCCGGCGCGTCCAGATTTCCAGGGCGGCCTCGGGCCCAGCGGCTGGCAGGATCAGCTGCTGTCCGTCGCGCAGCGGCGCGCGCACCGCCGGGCTCAGGCGCAGCTGCAAGTCCTCGCCCAGAAACGGCAACCGCTGGCCCTCGTGGGGCGCCGGCCGCCCAGCGGGGCGCGCGGCAAACTCTGCCAGGTGCCGGGCCACCCAGTCGCGCCGGGTGTCCAGAATCGTCTGCAGCTGCGCGGCTGTCAGGCGGGCGGGGGCATACAGGGTAACCGCGCCGGGCGCCACCTGCAGGGCGACCGTGCGGCGGCGCCCGCTGCGCTGGACGGTCACCGGCACTCCCCCAATGTCCCACCCTGACACCCCTTTAGCAAAGCGCAAAAAGCGGGCCGGTGCAAGAGACCCGGCCCGCCCAGACGGCCTGCAGTTTACAGCTGGTTATAGGGGAGGCTGAAGGTATCGCAGTCGTTGGGATTGCCGCTGCGCAGGCCTGTCATGAACCACTTCACGCGCTGCTGGCTGGACCCGTGGGTAAAGGCGTCGGGCACCACGCGGCCCTGCGACTGCCGCTGCAGGTTGTCGTCGCCAATGGCCTCGGCGGTGCGGACGGCTTCCTGCACGTCGGCCTGGGTGATGTTCGTCTGCTCGCGGGTGCGGTTGCCCCACACCCCGGCAAAGCAGTCGGCCTGCAGTTCCAGGCGCACGCCGTAGCTGTTGGCCTCGGCCTCGGTGCGGGCGCTGCGCTGGCGGCGCGTGACCTGATCGGCAATGCCCAGCTCGTTTTGCACGTGGTGGCCCACCTCGTGGGAAATCACGTAGGCATAGGCGAAGTCACCGCCGCCGCCCAGCCGCTGCTGCATGGTGGCAAAGAAGCTGGTGTCCAGATAGATGCCGTTATCAGCCGGGCAGTAGAAAGGGCCCACCGCGCTGCTGGCCTGGCCGCAGCCGCTGGTGGTGCCCCGGGTGTACAGC
This genomic window from Deinococcus arcticus contains:
- a CDS encoding adenylate kinase encodes the protein MQRVIVIGTSGSGKTTLARALAARLGVPHGEQDAWNHLAGWQEAPLPQFRAQVAAFTAQPRWVMDGNYSRARDIGWARADTIVWLDYPAPVVLGRVLRRTVWRVLTRQELWNGNRETLRGALSAEGPVRWAMRTHWRRRGETVALAAAHPHLQLIRLRSPAQAGRWLRAQFPGPATRSAAGGDR
- a CDS encoding PQQ-dependent sugar dehydrogenase, encoding MPRLLPALSALLLAAVLPGPAAAQAPRVSFSPFVSGLNQVTAITHAGDGSGRLFIAQQDGRVRVVQGGRVQPQLFADLRALTRAGGERGLLGLAFDPAYKTNRRLYVHYTDRNGDTVLARYVAAAGGQQVNPGSAQTLFTAQQPYPNHNGGQLAFGPDGFLYLGLGDGGSGGDPQNNGQNLASPLGKILRFDVRGAAAKPAPGNPFLTRSGANPNIWAYGLRNPWRFSFDRQTGDLIIADVGQNAFEEIDWQPRASRGGENYGWRVREGRQCFEDGCKPGDYVEPVLVYGRQEGQSVTGGYVYRGSAIPTLRGQYVFADFASGTVWAARMTGRNWTKSTLGKVGGPSTFGEDERGELYVAEYSSGRILKLVRGN
- a CDS encoding M48 family metallopeptidase, which gives rise to MTVQRSGRRRTVALQVAPGAVTLYAPARLTAAQLQTILDTRRDWVARHLAEFAARPAGRPAPHEGQRLPFLGEDLQLRLSPAVRAPLRDGQQLILPAAGPEAALEIWTRRACAAPYRTLVAHYAARLGAADRLGRVTVSGARTRWGSCAARGDIRLHWKLSRAPLPVLHYVALHEAAHLLELNHSARYWAHVARVMPDWAAHRVWLKAYGHTL
- the ypfJ gene encoding KPN_02809 family neutral zinc metallopeptidase; its protein translation is MDWKNLPGSGGGIDDRRGGGLPGGGIAVGGVGGLIIALIAMFFGVDPGAILGGGQQTAPQTQSGAAPSANDEEYQFVDRILGSTHQVWSQVFQEAGRTYTKPPLVLYTRGTTSGCGQASSAVGPFYCPADNGIYLDTSFFATMQQRLGGGGDFAYAYVISHEVGHHVQNELGIADQVTRRQRSARTEAEANSYGVRLELQADCFAGVWGNRTREQTNITQADVQEAVRTAEAIGDDNLQRQSQGRVVPDAFTHGSSQQRVKWFMTGLRSGNPNDCDTFSLPYNQL